Genomic window (Candidatus Bathyarchaeota archaeon):
AATACGCTTGTCTAAGTGAAACAGCAAGACACCGCCCATTCTCCTTTGCAACCTCAAAGAATGTGTTGAGGCGATCAACATCCGAATAACCAAACTCAGCCAACAAAATACCGTCCACTTGTCCCGCAATAGTGTTAAGCTTCGACTCAACCTCAACCTCATCTGACACCGATGCACCAATCATATTCGTAGCTTCAGTCACAACCGCAACAGGTTCAGTCTCACGTGCCTTCTCCACAAACTCCCAAGTCATCTGGGGCTTTGCGCCGTGGTCACGAAAATCGCCCGTATACACGACTGTGCCGCTGGATGTATGAATTAAAAACCCGTAAGCACCCGGAACAGAATGATCCACATGAAACGGCTCAACAACTATACCTCCAACCTGAATCTTGTCGCCAGTACGAAACGATCTAAAGCTGATATCCGCAACATTGAACTCTAAATCAGCCCGCCGAATGTCGCCTAACGTTTTAAGAATTGTCTTAGTTGTCTCACCACAATATACCGGGACCTCACGTTTGATAAAAGACAAATAAGCCGAATGATCCAGATGCCCATGTGACAAAAACACGGCATCAACCTGTGGCTCAGACCCGTCAAAACGGTAAACACCATTAAGTTTGGGTAAAATTCCTAACTCTTGCAAACTTTGCTCATTTCTTGGTGATAAAAATGGCGGTGAATAATATTGTTTCTTAGCACTAAATGACATGCCAAAATCAAAGAAAACCCTTGTATCATGGTCTTGAAGTAGAATCTTGTTGCCGCCAATCTCGTTAACGCCACCATAAAACGTTAGAGATGTTTTAGCCTCAACCATTCATAACACACTCAACCTTTTACATCACAGCAAACATTTGCAATAGCCTTAATCGTGGACGGCATCGTAAAAATACTGAACACACGCGTGTACTTGGTCAAAGCAATCTTTCGAATGACCTTCGAATCTCCGCCGCCACGTAAATAACCATCGATAAAGGCTCTAGTAATTAATTCCGCTTTTCCATTACTGTTGCTATTGAACGGCTGGAGATAATGCCCACAATAATAAAGGAAAACAGCTAGGTCCCAAGCCTTGTCACCGCCTTCCATGGCTTGCTCGAAATCAATCAAAAAAACCTTACCGTCTTTTCTAATCAAGACGTTCTCAGGCTTAGTATCACCAAGCGTAATGTTTCGTGCGTGAACCTTCGCATATATTTCGCCCACCTTACGCACCTTCGCAAGTTCATCGTCTAAAACGTCTAACCTCTCAGTCACAGATATCCGCTTGATTGCTTCACTTAGGTTTTTGCCGTCAATAAAATCCATAAAAACCAGTCGCTCGGCGTTGCTCACATGCAAAATTCTAGGTACATCAAAACCTTCCTGTCGTAAAACTTCGCTTATTACGCATTCTCTTGATAGTCTATCTTGACTGGCTACCGCAAACGCGCGCGCTCCAAAAGACCATAGACTTAAAGGAAACCATTTAAATCCTGTCCAATCACGAAAACGCTTAGCTAAAACCTTTCTTTCACCATTTTTACCTCGCGCTTTAATTAAGTACACATCATTCAGCATACTACCGATAGCATAAATCTCAATGTCTGCACTTTGATCTTTCAGCAACATCTTTTGCGCAAAGCCTCTAATGTCAACTTTATCGGCAAGCGAAACCAACCCTTCTGAAGTAGAAAAGAAGGCAAACTTCTGTGGATCAACAAATGTGCAAGTTGGCTCTGATTGAATTCGCCAGTTAATTCTTTGTGTATTTACAAACGCCTCTGTATTTTGCGAAACGACCTTAATCAATTGCGGGAAAATCCCCAAAAAAGATGTGAAAAGAGTTCGCGGAGCGTTTCTTGCGAGATTGATAAGCCTTGTCTTTGGGTTTTGACACTGGGAAACAAACTTTTTAGACATCACTATAAAGCCATTTGAATAGCTAATCTTGCCCTCACGTTCAAGTTGCCTTAAGGCTATCTGATAACACTCAAGTGCAGAATCTTCATTTTGAATAAGGAACCCCATTAAGTCAGGTAAATTATATGCTAAGAGAGGAAAAACACGCATACGATTCAACAGAACCTCATACAGAAAGTATTGCGGCTGAATCAAAATGCGGTTTGCGAGTTCAGGAAAACTTAACGCTATATTTTCCATCGTTTCTAAAACTAGACGCTTCTTGAGATCAATTTCCCGTTGGTGTAAATAGCTTTCCCCACAAAGCGCTAAATACGGAAAGACGAGTTTACTGGCAATAGCTTCGCCGAGAAAACCTCTGTCTATGTCTCGTTCAAAAACCCATTGGTCAACTGCAAAAACAAAAACCGCTTTTTCGTCAACGTTTTTAATGTAACTCATCAGTCTTGGCTGATAATCATGAATGATCAGTAGTACCTCTTGAATTTGACGCTCGTTGCAGCCTTTGATTGAATAGCTATCAAGATAAGCTATAGCTGTGGTTTCTGATGACCCAGCAATATGTCTACAGAACTCTAAAATTTGACAGCTTAACGTGTTGTTAACGAGGGATTTTTCCTGTTTCAATCGGTCACCATGTTATGCTAATATAGAAAAGCCTATATGTTTAAAAAAGGCTTTGCAAAATAATTGCACAGTAAAAAAAGAGATTTTAGTGAATCTGTAACGCTATCGGTTTCATGCTTTTTCTACTGAATATGCCTACTGAGGGTTCGTTTTGTGCCTGAATGGGGGCTTCAGGGCTTGTTAGAGTTATTTTCTTGCAGATTAGGTTGAGTGATTCTTCAGTGAAACTCAGCATGCTTTGTCCCTCGCTTGTTAGCTTGTATACTTTTCTGGGTCGTTCGTAGTTCATGTTCCATTCGCTGCCGACGTAGCCTTTCTTTTCAAGTGTACCTAAGAGCGGGTAGATAGTGCTTGGACCGAAGTAGACGCCGAAGTTCTTGCGGATTTTTGTTATTACTTGGTAACCATGCATGGGTTCAGTGCTTAGGAATTGCAGTATTATGAGGTCTAGTAGGCCTTTCATTAGCTTAGTTGAAACCTCTTTTTGTGAGCTTGCTTTAAACATTTTTCTTTTTCTCCTTCTTGTATATTTGTGTTGAACAGTTTTTCTGTTATACCTGTATACAATATGTCTTTATTCAGACATATCTTGATTGTTTAATTATGCTATAGGTCGATATAAATCTTGACACATAATAGAAGCATAATTGGAACATATTGTGGCATATTTACCGTCAGGATTATTAACATATCTTGAATAATAACAATCATGTAAGCGCAAGCATTTGGCGATTGGTTGGATAGAGGTATGTCTGAAACTTTCAAAAAGGAAATTGTTGAACACATCATCAAGAATTTGCTTGATGTGCAGCTTTTACGTATCGTTCAGTCGCAGCCGACATGGGGTTATAGGATAAAAAAGCAGGTGGAAGAGGATTTTAACATCGTATTGCGGCATGGTGCGCTCTATCCGGCGCTGAATGGTCTTGAGGCAAAGGGTTTGCTTGCGAGTACTCGAGAGCGTAAGAATGGTCGTTCACGTAAAGTGTATACGATAACTGACAGCGGGCGAGTGTATTTGCGGACGTTTTATAGTGTGATGCAGGGTCAGATGGATTGCGCTGAGCGTGGCGTTTAGGAGTTTATTGTGAAAGATTGCCGGTTTGTTTTTGATATGGTTTGATCATGTTAAAGTTATAATGGCTTATTGCAGTCATGAAAAAGCTTTTATTCTGATTTCAATGACAAAGGGAATTTAGGAGAAATCTAAAATGACCATTGAGTCTAGTAAGAATTTGGGCGGCATAGGCGCGATATTGCTATTCATTGGTGCGATTCCGTTAGTTTCATACTTGTGGATCGTTAGTTTTGTTGGCGCAGTTTTGGTTCTGGTTGCTTTGCATGGCTTTGCCAATTTCTATCGGGAGCGGGGGATTTTTAACAATGCGCTCTACGGAGTTATCGCTGGTATTGTGGGTGGTGTGGCTGCGGTCACAGTTGCATTTACTGTAATCTTGGCGAACATTGAAGATTTAATGTATGAGTTGTTCCCTGGGTGGAACGGCGATTGGTCTTCAATTCAGGGCATGACTCCTGATCCCAGTAATATTGATGTGACAAAGCTAATTCCGTTTCTGATAGGAATCTTAGCTGTGGTTGCTATTGTGTGGATCTTTAGTATTATCGCTGCGTTCTTTGTTAGGCGTTCGCTAAAGCAGGTTTCAGATAAAACAAAGACGGGCTTGTTTGGTACTGCTGGCTTACTATTGTTGATTGGTGCAGCTTTGATAATTGTGTTTGGCTTAGGTTTCATTTTAATGTGGATTGCGGCGCTGATACTGGCAATTGCTTTCTTCAACATGAAGATTGTGGAAACTGCACCTGATACAACAGGTTATACTCCACCACCAACACCTGTTTAAAACGCCCATTTTCCCTTTTTTATTCTTTCACTTCGTGAATGTTATTTGATTTGTTATTGTAGGAGGCGCAACCACCTATGAATCTGCTCAAGTCACATGATTTTAGGTGTATAAGTACTCTGTTGGCAAGGTTTGTTGTTCTGCGGCTACCCCTATCCCCCTATATAAAGCAAGGTTGGTTTTCAGCACGTACATGGATTATGCGACGTTACTAGTACAGCCATTCCCAATGTACGCGGTAGCCAGAGTTGCCGACGAGGAGAAGAATCATTAATTGTTAGCCGACCGGTACCATATTCATAGGCAGATTAGTGAAACGCTTTTTAGTTCTTGTCGTTGAAACATTGTGGCAAACAATTAATCTGACTTGGCAAGCATTAAAGAGGGATAAACTAAATAATGTAAAGTCGGTTAGCTTTCCAAAGCAAGTTCTGGGTGTTTTTGATGGTATATTCTGCTGTGGAGGTACAGTGACGTGCCGCCGATTACAAACGCAAGAAAGCTTAGCGCGTAGAGTGCCCCTGAGAGGGTGGCTCCGTTTTGTATGATTTGTTTTTGCCATTCCCATGGAAAATCCACCAAGTTGCCCAGCGGCCAAGCGCCAATAACTTGGTAGGCAAAACCAGCGGCTGTCAACAATATGGCAACATGTTCTTTGTGGTTGGTAGCATCGGCGCTGATTCCTCTAATGCTGTAAATGCACAATGCAACGGTGCCGATGAATAGGGCAGGTATACTTGTGACAAAAAACATTGGGTTGATATAACTGCGCGGCAACAAAGCACTGACAGATGATGGAGGGTAAATTGTGATGTCTTTCCCCCAGTCAGACAGCGTCCATCCGCCAAGTATCACTGAGGACAAGTATACTGCACCGTAAGTTGCTAAAAGCAAGCTAATTGCGACCCTGTGACTTCTTAAATAGTCCGTTATGTTGTCCATTAACAGCCCTGACTTATACGTTGTACTTGGTTAAAACGCTATATTAGTTTTTTAGCGAGTCCAATTTCAAAAGGGTTGCCATCAGCAACTTAAGAGCCGCAAAGTACTAAAGATTAAAATCAAATAATAAAACTGTCTGAGGTGCCCCTTTTATGAAGTATGAAACAGCAATCAAAGAAATTAAACGACGTACATACAACGTTACAAGCTTACGCTTTCCCCGTCCAGAAGGGCTCGATTACAAGCCGGGACAATTCTTTTTCGTAACCCTAAAACACAATGATAAGGAATTGCGTAAACACTTCAGTTTCAGCAGTAGCCCAACAGAGAATGATCACATAGAATTCACCAAAAAACTAAGCGACAGCGAATTTTCACAAACCATGAAAGATGCGAAAGTGGGGGATTGGGCAAGAATTGACGCACCTTATGGAAGCTTCACGTTCGAAGGCGAAACTCCAAAAATTGCCCTGCTTGGCGGAGGCATTGGAATAACGCCGTTCATAAGCATCTGCAAATACGCTA
Coding sequences:
- a CDS encoding MBL fold metallo-hydrolase, with the translated sequence MVEAKTSLTFYGGVNEIGGNKILLQDHDTRVFFDFGMSFSAKKQYYSPPFLSPRNEQSLQELGILPKLNGVYRFDGSEPQVDAVFLSHGHLDHSAYLSFIKREVPVYCGETTKTILKTLGDIRRADLEFNVADISFRSFRTGDKIQVGGIVVEPFHVDHSVPGAYGFLIHTSSGTVVYTGDFRDHGAKPQMTWEFVEKARETEPVAVVTEATNMIGASVSDEVEVESKLNTIAGQVDGILLAEFGYSDVDRLNTFFEVAKENGRCLAVSLRQAYLLDALHADKHLHVPALDDDGLLIFRKSKKRYEKWESALMERFGGGGKVLDVFDVSKQQCKVVLAVSFYDFEELNAIQPASGSCYVLSASEPFNEEMELDYERLINWLSHYGLPQYHVHVSGHMMPLQLKKALKYMSAKRVFPVHTENAGLFRKFVGEGVGLVTLVDKGVEYRL
- a CDS encoding FAD-dependent oxidoreductase, translated to MKYETAIKEIKRRTYNVTSLRFPRPEGLDYKPGQFFFVTLKHNDKELRKHFSFSSSPTENDHIEFTKKLSDSEFSQTMKDAKVGDWARIDAPYGSFTFEGETPKIALLGGGIGITPFISICKYATDKGLNNKITLFYGCRTEQDIVFRKEFEELAQKNKNLKLIFSLNEPTPDWRGATGNINAEMVKRELPDYEETVFYACGPPPMVKAMEALVGALGLSKEKLKLEYFTGYA
- a CDS encoding DUF996 domain-containing protein, which encodes MTIESSKNLGGIGAILLFIGAIPLVSYLWIVSFVGAVLVLVALHGFANFYRERGIFNNALYGVIAGIVGGVAAVTVAFTVILANIEDLMYELFPGWNGDWSSIQGMTPDPSNIDVTKLIPFLIGILAVVAIVWIFSIIAAFFVRRSLKQVSDKTKTGLFGTAGLLLLIGAALIIVFGLGFILMWIAALILAIAFFNMKIVETAPDTTGYTPPPTPV
- a CDS encoding PadR family transcriptional regulator produces the protein MFKASSQKEVSTKLMKGLLDLIILQFLSTEPMHGYQVITKIRKNFGVYFGPSTIYPLLGTLEKKGYVGSEWNMNYERPRKVYKLTSEGQSMLSFTEESLNLICKKITLTSPEAPIQAQNEPSVGIFSRKSMKPIALQIH
- a CDS encoding PadR family transcriptional regulator; protein product: MSETFKKEIVEHIIKNLLDVQLLRIVQSQPTWGYRIKKQVEEDFNIVLRHGALYPALNGLEAKGLLASTRERKNGRSRKVYTITDSGRVYLRTFYSVMQGQMDCAERGV